One part of the Gadus macrocephalus chromosome 8, ASM3116895v1 genome encodes these proteins:
- the camk2n1a gene encoding calcium/calmodulin-dependent protein kinase II inhibitor 1a has protein sequence MSEVLPYNEGKMNGYGADSEVSQMSFSCGLQDSNAFFAASQAKRPPKLGQIGRAKRVVIEDDRIDEVLKGMTDKSPGV, from the exons ATGTCCGAGGTTCTGCCATACAACGAGGGCAAAATGAACGGCTACGGAGCGGACAGTGAGGTCAGCCAGATGTCCTTTAGCTGCGGACTTCAGGACTCGAACGCCTTTTTCGCGGCGTCGCAGGCGAAGAGACCCCCGAAGCTGGGGCAGATCGGCCGGGCCAAGCGAG tggtGATCGAGGACGACCGAATAGACGAGGTCCTGAAGGGGATGACAGACAAGTCCCCCGGCGTGTAG